The proteins below come from a single Candidatus Omnitrophota bacterium genomic window:
- a CDS encoding prenyltransferase yields MEQKIKYAIKAARANFLPASLMPFLIGAFYAFRLGHNVSPARFILAFLGVGSMHLAGNLFNDYFDYKSGADNMSGKESPFFGGSRVIQKGLLNSSDVLSLSLFFTALAFLCGMGIYIITEDPVFPLFMLIAAILAFEYTAPPLRLSYNRLGELDIFLLFGVLLVMGSFYLFTGTFTIGAFLVSLPISFLVGAIIVCNEVPDYHSDVAAGKHNLVYIVGRERGYIIYAFLIILSALTLIVNVLSGNIPHISALIILFYAIGVKVTLILKDRVSGMNDFIHASMLTIALHTIVGAAMILTLLVKL; encoded by the coding sequence ATGGAACAAAAAATTAAATACGCGATAAAGGCCGCGAGAGCGAATTTTCTTCCCGCCAGCCTGATGCCTTTCCTGATAGGGGCCTTCTACGCGTTCAGGCTGGGCCACAATGTATCCCCGGCGAGGTTTATCTTGGCGTTTTTAGGCGTCGGTTCCATGCATCTTGCGGGGAATCTCTTTAACGATTATTTCGACTATAAGTCCGGAGCGGATAATATGAGCGGCAAAGAGAGCCCGTTTTTCGGCGGCTCAAGGGTTATCCAGAAGGGCCTTTTGAATTCTTCGGATGTCCTGTCGCTCTCGTTATTCTTTACGGCGCTCGCGTTTTTATGCGGCATGGGTATATACATTATTACGGAGGATCCTGTCTTCCCGCTATTTATGTTAATAGCCGCGATCCTGGCATTCGAATATACGGCTCCGCCTCTGCGCCTGTCTTATAATAGGCTCGGTGAATTGGATATATTTCTTCTCTTCGGCGTATTACTGGTCATGGGAAGTTTCTATCTATTTACCGGGACTTTCACGATTGGCGCATTTCTTGTATCGCTGCCGATATCTTTTCTCGTCGGCGCCATCATTGTCTGTAACGAGGTTCCCGACTATCATTCCGACGTAGCCGCCGGAAAGCATAATCTTGTATATATCGTAGGCCGGGAGAGAGGATATATAATATACGCTTTTCTTATTATCCTTTCCGCCCTGACTCTTATAGTAAATGTGTTATCCGGCAATATCCCGCATATCTCAGCTCTCATAATATTATTCTACGCTATAGGCGTAAAGGTCACGCTTATATTGAAAGACAGGGTAAGCGGCATGAATGACTTTATACATGCCAGCATGCTTACCATAGCGCTTCATACCATTGTAGGAGCCGCGATGATATTGACATTGTTGGTCAAATTATGA
- a CDS encoding polyprenyl synthetase family protein: MKTARALGAVNKKIREIVDRRGPALRGLFEDASLDAGKRLRAGLFFNFSQSYGNDAVKIASAIELLHAATLIHDDVLDASPMRRGRQALHVKRGIPLSILYGDYLFSESFSMLAEAGNPRIWEEMTRSLSETLKGEIEEQYRRGDVSLTEEEYLSIIEKKSGTLFGAACKTGLILKDRESPLAERAYKFGLKVGSAYQILDDCSDYFGHNGGKGRFNDFREGVITLPLIYLLKRCSRSERSFIIKKLKGSKACPADFKKIKELMKRYGVISDCCALAQEMLDEAEEDKLCRRRIL; the protein is encoded by the coding sequence ATGAAAACCGCCCGGGCCTTAGGGGCCGTAAATAAAAAGATCAGGGAGATAGTGGATAGAAGGGGTCCCGCTTTGCGGGGCCTGTTCGAGGATGCTTCTCTAGACGCCGGAAAACGGCTCAGGGCCGGACTATTCTTTAATTTTTCGCAAAGCTACGGAAACGATGCCGTAAAGATAGCTTCGGCGATAGAGCTCCTGCATGCCGCTACTCTCATCCACGATGACGTCCTGGACGCTTCTCCCATGCGCCGCGGCCGTCAGGCCCTTCATGTAAAGCGGGGAATACCTTTAAGCATCCTTTACGGGGATTATCTTTTTTCCGAGAGCTTTTCCATGCTTGCGGAGGCAGGGAACCCCCGCATCTGGGAGGAGATGACGCGCTCACTCTCCGAGACTCTCAAGGGCGAGATAGAGGAGCAGTATCGGCGCGGAGATGTATCATTGACCGAGGAAGAATATCTTTCCATAATAGAAAAGAAGTCGGGAACCCTCTTCGGGGCGGCATGTAAAACAGGCCTCATCCTGAAGGATAGGGAGAGCCCGCTTGCGGAAAGGGCGTATAAGTTCGGTTTAAAGGTGGGGTCTGCGTATCAGATACTGGATGATTGCAGCGATTATTTCGGCCATAACGGCGGCAAAGGAAGATTTAACGATTTCAGAGAAGGAGTGATCACCCTTCCGCTTATATATTTACTTAAGAGGTGTTCCAGAAGCGAAAGAAGTTTTATCATAAAGAAGCTAAAGGGCTCGAAGGCCTGCCCGGCGGACTTTAAGAAGATAAAGGAGCTCATGAAGCGTTACGGGGTTATCTCCGATTGCTGCGCCCTCGCGCAGGAGATGCTTGATGAGGCGGAAGAAGATAAATTATGCAGAAGAAGAATATTGTAA